A window of the Salmo trutta chromosome 25, fSalTru1.1, whole genome shotgun sequence genome harbors these coding sequences:
- the LOC115162425 gene encoding transmembrane protein 50A-like, with product MSGFLDSVRCGDCECNVDWGERRNTMASIAAGVLFFTGWWIIIDAAVKYPDEAVFHHAYHTCGVIATVAFLMINAVSNGQVRGDSYSEGCIGQTGARVWLFIGFMLAFGSLIASMWILFGGFVVPKKPVVYPGIAVFFQNAFIFFGGLVFKFGRTEDLWQ from the exons ATGTCAGGGTTTTTGGACAGCGTCCGGTGCGGAGACTGCGAGTGCAAtgtggactggggagagaggcGAAACACTATGGCATCTATAGCTGCTGGAGTCCTG TTTTTCACTGGTTGGTGGATAATCATTGATGCAGCTGTGAAATATCCAGATGAGGCAGTCTTCCATCATGCCTATCACACCTGTGGAGTCATCGCTACTGTGGCTTTTCTCAT GATCAATGCTGTCTCGAATGGCCAGGTGAGAGGGGACAGCTACAGTGAAGGTTGCATTGGGCAGACAG GAGCTCGTGTGTGGCTCTTCATTGGCTTCATGCTGGCGTTCGGCTCTCTCATCGCTTCCATGTGGATCCTGTTTGGAGGCTTCGTAGTGCCCA AGAAACCTGTTGTGTATCCTGGTATTGCGGTTTTCTTCCAAAATGCATTCATTTTCTTTGG GGGCTTGGTGTTTAAGTTTGGACGCACTGAAGACTTGTGGCAGTAA
- the rsrp1 gene encoding arginine/serine-rich protein 1, which translates to MHTKKTDGKDSHVQMAQPPLSEGISLIFDQDAQSSSSSSRYASRSSHTSSQSSGSRRQVKRNNARRRRHRSSTSSSSSRSSHSSNSSPRTRPRSRSHPRCHRASSSSRCCREHRQAHGHRRHRSPSRCYRAHLRSYSPSSSPDRSHRHSSRSRSASWSRVHRGFVGRYKCRFSGSPNRSHKTYTSRSTSSGRSVVSLSIEEKGELRTMKANATQALGMEQLDLPESVKPMEEQQLKTRLATPEPEERVRPEPLPQKSLSQQNSDIEPEDAPSPNMSPKKKMISFSIHNSVAKPTAIVASTTSKVAHRVENYTASRNPFGHWVPVRKTVQSSFSRTLLQY; encoded by the exons ATGCACACCAAGAAGACCGATGGGAAGGATTCACATGTTCAAATGGCCCAGCCCCCTCTGAGTGAAGGGATAAGTTTGATCTTTGATCAGGATGCCCAATCCAGCTCTTCCAGTTCTCGTTACGCATCTAGAAGTAGTCATACCAGTAGCCAGTCCTCTGGCTCTAGACGACAAGTTAAGCGAAATAATGCTCGTAGGAGACGTCACAGGTCCTCCACCAGTTCTTCGTCCTCCAGATCATCCCACTCATCCAACAGCAGCCCTCGGACCCGTCCCAGGTCCCGATCACACCCGCGCTGCCACAGAGCCTCCTCCAGCTCACGCTGCTGCCGTGAACATCGACAGGCCCATGGACATAGGCGCCACCGCTCACCATCACGCTGTTACAGGGCCCACTTACGCTCCTACAGCCCTTCTTCTTCCCCAGACAGGTCGCACCGCCACAGTTCCCGGTCCAGATCAGCCAGCTGGAGCAGGGTTCATAGGGGGTTTGTGGGCAGGTACAAGTGCAGGTTTTCTGGATCACCCAACAGAAGCCACAAGACCTACACGAGCCGCTCCACATCTTCAGGACGCTCAGTCGTCAGCCTCAGTATAGAGG AAAAGGGGGAACTCAGGACTATGAAAGCCAATGCCACCCAGGCACTGGGGATGGAGCAACTGGACCTTCCTGAGAGTGTGAAGCCCATGGAGGAGCAGCAACTGAAAACCAGACTAGCCACACCAGAACCAGAGGAACGGGTGAGACCAGAGCCACTCCCTCAAAAGAGTCTATCACAG CAGAACAGTGACATAGAGCCTGAGGATGCACCAAGCCCTAATATGTCTCCCAAGAAAAAGATGATCTCATTCAGTATTCAT AATTCAGTGGCCAAGCCCACAGCCATTGTTGCTTCCACCACATCAAAGGTAGCACACAGAGTGGAGAACTACACAGCGAGCAGGAACCCCTTTGGTCACTGGGTCCCAGTCAGAAAAACGGTCCAATCCTCCTTTTCTCGCACTTTGCTCCAATACTAA